The following is a genomic window from Balneolaceae bacterium.
AATAAAAACTGCCAGAATAAAGGTTCTCTGAGGCTCACTTTTTCTATCGGGCACAGCTGCCGGTTCCAGAACATTAATCACCGGTGTTTCTTCCTGTAATTTAATACGGGCCTGTTCCAGCCGCTCAGCCAGGGAGTTATAAATATTAAAGGCAAGGTTATATTGGCTTTGCAATAACTGCTCTTCTGTTCGGGCCATGGCGGTAAGCTGTCCTCTGTTTGCATCGTTAAAAGCCGCCAGTTCCTGCTGGGCTGCTTCAAAACGTTTCCTTGCTTCCTCAAAACGTTCCTCTATAAATTCTACATCTTGTCTTGTCTTTTCCGTTCGCTTTTCAATAATATACTCCGATAGCATCTGCACAACCTCATCAGCTACATCAGCGGCAATAACGGGGTCCTGCATTTTTACACTCACTGATACCACTCCTGTCTCTGTATCCTGATTTATTTCAATACGATTCCGAATATTCCGAAGAATGTTCCATTCCTTTTCAGACATTCTAACCAAACGTTCCAATTTATCCTGGTTACCGATAGTCCTGTCAACAGATGTGGGTGTATCTCCCCCACTTGAGGACAGCCAATTTTTAATGGTAAACGGCAGCATAACCGTATATTTAGCCACTTGTGAAATAAAAGAACTTTTTTGATACTCGGAGAAATATTCTTCAAGTGTTACTACCTGGTCACTTTCCGCAACCTGCAACTCGTATCTCATTAACTCTTGAAGAAAAATGTTGCTCTGAATAACGGAAGGATAAACGTTTACAGATAATGCGTCCCCGCTTTGAATATCGGAAGAAGAAAAACCAAATTGCTGAGCAAGTCCGC
Proteins encoded in this region:
- a CDS encoding Wzz/FepE/Etk N-terminal domain-containing protein gives rise to the protein MSNESTEHHNSEDSNRSGKAKPEIRYIPVDIRDVEVDDEIDLLELVDKFWKGRRTILKTLAVFFVLGLFVALVSVEEYTSEVKLLPETQQDISLGGLGGLAQQFGFSSSDIQSGDALSVNVYPSVIQSNIFLQELMRYELQVAESDQVVTLEEYFSEYQKSSFISQVAKYTVMLPFTIKNWLSSSGGDTPTSVDRTIGNQDKLERLVRMSEKEWNILRNIRNRIEINQDTETGVVSVSVKMQDPVIAADVADEVVQMLSEYIIEKRTEKTRQDVEFIEERFEEARKRFEAAQQELAAFNDANRGQLTAMARTEEQLLQSQYNLAFNIYNSLAERLEQARIKLQEETPVINVLEPAAVPDRKSEPQRTFILAVFIVIGTIVGSGIVLLRPFFETVYFKISER